A window of the Dermatophagoides farinae isolate YC_2012a chromosome 2, ASM2471394v1, whole genome shotgun sequence genome harbors these coding sequences:
- the LOC124499809 gene encoding histone-lysine N-methyltransferase SMYD1 has product MGKSKLFRQGDIIYSSNDKPFVYVLFSDQRMIRCDHCFNKIEDSKFTCLGCRYVRYCCKECQEQSIDIHQPECHVIGKRPLRTMTRMILRILNKTNAVNQKLSDLIYGHERTWDCLMDHYGHLIQDLETMLTFGAIFEELELFNLKQILTIEELIRIYGKILINSFAITDQNSGSVIGRALYLGASIFDHSCCPDLYYQFDGLKIYFIASRDIILRVSNMIEEISDTNDEDGAQDVNQLYISYIDEILPVWERQRILKSGYYFECRCTRCQDDLQRLPSINNEPRLSQCLEMIEDYFESDHCYELIQMAVDYFKYNETHPNFLIPDDILHRKYLIQTNPELFSIKQRIEALIQHHRQQKEYSSHQMLLEQCRLILTNGCALDLATILRIKDFISCHECDSEELEQILQIYSQYYGNHKHPRILRRIWFWLGILLLDKFSSPQSSKIIEKSIINSNILLSLHRRTKLIKSYLRFKFFQNRLETIT; this is encoded by the exons ATGGGAAAGTCGAAACTTTTTCGCCAAGGCGATATAATTTATTCAAGTAATGACAAACCGTTCGTTTACGTACTTTTCTCTGATCAACGTATGATTCGTTGCGATCATTGTTT CAACAAAATTGAAGATTCAAAATTCACGTGTCTTGGGTGTCGCTATGTTCGATATTGCTGCAAAGAATGTCag gaacaatcgattgatatACATCAGCCAGAATGTCACGTAATTGGAAAAAGGCCATTAAGAACAATGACAAGAATGATTTTACgtattttgaacaaaactAATGCtgtgaatcaaaaattaagTGATTTAATTTATGGCCATGAAAGAACGTGGGATTGTTTGATGGATCATTATGGTCATCTCATTCAAGATTTAGAAACAATGTTGACTTTTGGAGCCATTTTTGAAGAATTAGAATTGTTTAATTTAAAACAGATTTTGACAATTGAAGAATTGATAAGAATCTATGGAAAAATTctgatcaattcatttgcTATAACTGATCAAAATTCAGGCAGTGTAATAGGAAGAGCACTGTATCTTGG GGCGTCAATATTCGATCATTCTTGTTGTCCGGatctttattatcaattcGATGGtctgaaaatttatttcattgcaTCCAGAGATATCATTTTACGCGTATCTAATATGATCGAAGAAATTTCCGATACAAATGATGAGGATGGCGCTCAAGATGTGAATCAATTATATATTAGctatattgatgaaattttgcCTGTTTGGGAACGGCaaagaattttaaaatcCGGATATTATTTCGAATGTCGGTGTACACGTTGTCAGGATGACCTGCAAAGATTaccatcaataaataatgaacCACGATTATCACAATGCTTAGAAATGATTGAAGATTATTTCGAATCGGATCATTGTTATGAACTAATTCAAATGgctgttgattattttaaatACAATGAAACGCATCCAAACTTTTTAATTCCAGATGATATTCTACATCGAAAATATCTAATTCAAACGAATCcggaattattttcaataaaacaaCGAATCGAAGCCCTGATTCAACACCATAGACAgcaaaaagaatattcatcACATCAAATGTTGCTGGAACAATGTCGATTAATATTGACCAATGGATGTGCATTAGATTTGGCAACAATTCTTCGAATTAAAGATTTCATATCATGTCATGAGTGTGATTCAGAAGAATTGGAACAAATATTACAGATATATTCCCAATATTATGGCAATCATAAACATCCAAGAATCCTACGAAgaatttggttttggttAGGAATTCTGCTATTGgacaaattttcatcacctcaatcatcaaagatcattgaaaaatccattataaattcaaatattttattatcattacataGAAGAACAAAGCTTATAAAATCTTATTTACgattcaagttttttcaaaatagaTTAGAAACTATCACATAG
- the LOC124499811 gene encoding protein neuralized, which translates to MSLLKNYNCEFIFYYYYYELIKKNVNSNNCTCLQFKCYFYLKLENFEIMTRIQTSSGPMMVSQMIFNDTTTFELQNDCNINLSSSKQLPDCWLCCERTIDCVLLDCGHLISCLSCAQQKIRRFGNCPVCRRIVWKVARIYLAVA; encoded by the exons atgtcattattaaaaaattacaactgtgaatttatattttattattattattatgaattaataaagaaaaatgtcaatTCCAACAATTGTACTTGTTTACAATTTAAATGTTATTTCTATTTGAAACTTGAAAACTTTGAAATTATGACTAGGATTCAAACAAGTTCAGGACCAATGATGGTCAGccaaatgatttttaatgacacaacaacatttgaGCTACAAAACGATTGTAAcataaatttatcatcatcgaaacaaTTACCAGATTGTTGGCTTTGCTGTGAACGTACAATCGATTGTGTCTTATTGGATTGTGGCCATTTGATTTCATGTTTATCGTGTGCACAGCAAAAAATTCGTCGTTTCGGTAATT gTCCTGTATGTCGACGAATTGTTTGGAAAGTTGCACGCATTTATCTGGCTGTTGCCTAA